The DNA segment TTTTCCCATGTGGACTGGACCTAGACGCACCACCTGCAAAAATAGgtacaaaaatttaaaaaatgttacAATAATAATTTGTAATAAATAATgttccaattaattaattaatcgatgCATAAATAATAGTAGTAACTAACAAACAATTGATACTaacaaatatacatatatgtaatgCATGTATCGTCAAAGCTTGTTCAATGTTCTATTCTAGGAAACTACATACACGAAAGAAGCACAATATATTAGTAGGTTCTAGATGTGCAGTTCTCCAATGCACTTATACGTTGAATCGAGAGACTTACATCCTCTGCGTTAACCCTATATCTCCCATTAATCTTGAGGAATTCGCATGCGTAATACCCGCAAAGGACCGTGCCTCtaggttgcttgtgacacttaCTGACatattgtcacgcccagaaatttagcctaAATTTCCAgattattttgtgtattaaatccctgtccaggaccagccagggtacacaaaatgacaagtaataaatagttccaaacgtaaataaagcttAAATACGTACTTACaaaagaggcacttagtccttacaccgaaacgaaagcaacagcagcggaaaaaggcgatcctagcggggcttcagctccgaCGACAAtttgcggaggaggagcggcgaccGAGGATCTCCTCGTCCTTGCGGAGTGTAGGGGGGTGATGGCGCGGGTCGGCGTGGACGGGAGCGACGGCGAAAGGCGGCCAGACGCAGCAAAAGCGACGGCAGCCTCGGCTTGCAGTGAAGGGAGTTTTGGTGGGGGATTTGGGGAAATAGAGCGGTGGACGGCGTGCAGCTCAGAGTGGCGAAGCTAGCGGTGGTGACGGCGTGAAGCGGCGACGGCTGTGGCGGCGGTAGTGGCCGGCTGGAGGCGATGGAAGTAGCAATTGCTCGGTTTTGTGGTGGCGACGAGGTTTCGATGGCTATTGGGGAAAATGGAGCGGTGGCCAGTGTGCGGCGCACAGCGGCGAAGCcgttggtggcggcgacgcAGTGCGGCGATGGCTAGAGCGGCAGTGAGGGGCGGCTGGAGATtgccggcgagcagcggcgcatGAGATCGGTGTGGGGAGCTCGGTAGAGGACGTGGGGGACTAGGGAAAACgggaaaaaggaagaggaggccACGGGGATTGATTTTATAGCTCAAGGAGGCGTGGAGAGGGCCGGGGAGTGGCGGATTTCAAGGGGGAGTGGGGCGGCGTagtgggggtggtggcggcggttttTCACAGGACGGAGTGGGGAAGGAGAGCGGGGTCGTGGGCTGCGAGGTCCCACGGTCAGTCGGAGGTGGGCGGGGGAAGCAGCGACGTGGGGCGGCTCGGGTGGCAATGGCGGATGCCGGCCCGGGCTGGAGGTAAGGGATGGCCCTGACAGGTGAGGCCGTGGGTCCTACCTGTCAgcgaggggaagagggaggaggccggcacGGGGAGGCAAGGCAGACTTTAGGGAGACGAGCCGACGGCccgagagaggaagggaaggccggccgagagagagagagagggggcgtgGGCCACGGGAGGGGAAAGGGacttgggccgaaaatggcccaaggaggaaggggaggttttattttgtttttctttttatttgattgGTTAAATGAcctttgtgactttaaaattatttcttgagctccgaaaattcacgtgaaatttcagagagtatattagggcacaaagaatattacaaaacaTTTCCGggcaatgatttttaaaggaaatttttaattccctcaatatttcacttgattaaattgatttaaattttatttaatttctagaaaatgcattatttaatgatttttaatcccgaacgaaaatcgcgGCGTTACACATATCATAGAAGGAAGAGGttaaattttataattagtaaaACAATTGGAATATATTAACTGTGTGGAGTATTGCCAGCCAATATGTATgtactagcagcttctcccTTGTTTGAATCTACTCTCCACCCTTCTTCTTGTAGTAGTTGTACGCACTATATCGATTTTTTACCGTTTTGTATTAAGAAtgagatttaattataatacaTTAATAGTAGACATGCAAGAGTATCAAAATCACTAACTATTGTAAGATAGTTAGAACTTGTTTGTACGTCTTTTCATGATAGTCAAGGGGGTCCAAGACTATCACGGTGTCATACTTCGGGTAGATAATGAAACATACGTAATGATCGCAACATGGCAACGGCGGTGCAGTTAGTCACGGATGAAATAACATAGAtatgtacaaaaaaaaatctactggAATTACTTAAAGTTGTATGCAGCCAGGATGactcttttattttgaaacctaTGGGCACTTTCACATCGCGGAGTGATTTGCAAAATGTCTTTTTGTCCTCGTGTGTTAATGTGAAACAGACTGGTAGAAGATATACTTTGCCATTCTTCTCTCCTTCTTGAGGGTGTAACTCTTCCCAAATTCCCATCTCGACTTGGTCAAGCCATGATTGCAGACCATCCTTAGTCTTCTTTGGTATGTCCAATAATGTTCCAATTATGTTGTCAAATACATTCTTTTCTAGATGCATTACATCTATGGCTTGCCGAACCTCCAGACTTTTCCAGTATAGttggtacttaaaaaaaatgaaatgcttCTTAAATGAGGGAGGGAGCTTATCATCTGGTTGCTTTTGTCTGGTTTCTTACGCTTTGTCCCCTTTGGAGGTTTTTTGGTTCCTTTTCCGAATCCGCATTCTATTTGCTCTATCATCTAACATACTTTTTTCCGGATGTACGTTTTGGTGGAAGATCATTCTCTTCAGTACCATCGAATTCCGACGTCATCTTGCGATACTTGTATTTTGTGTGTAGGAAGCGTCGGTGCCGCATGTACACAAGCTTGTGGGAACGCAGGAGGTACCTATAGTATGTTCCATTCAAGCAGATCACACATCTCGTTTTACCTTTAATCTGCCCTGAAACTGAAAACTATGGCAGGGTAATCCTTAATGGTGACAAAAATGATGGCCTTCACTATGAAGTATTGTCTCAAGTGCTTGTCCCACACTTTCAACCCCTCTTTCCATAAATCTGCCATATCTTTTAATAATGGTTCAAGAAATACGTCAATATCAATACCAGGCTGTCGGGGCTCCTTATCAAGACACAGAGTAATATGTATTTTTGCTTTTGACAATGCCTGGTAGGAAGATTGTACATGGTTAGAAGCACTGGCCAAGTGCTATGTGAGTTCCTCCTATGTCCAAAAGGATTAACTCCATTAGCACTCAGGGCAAACCTAATATTCCGTGGGTCTTTAGCAAACTCTTTGTATTTAGCatcaaagtttatccactgACGAGCATCCGCCGGGTGTCGGAGCATCCCATCTTTCTTGTGTCATTCTTGATGCCAGCGCATTAGTTCCGCATCTCGCGGATTTGAATACAACGATTTAATGCGGTCTTCGATAGGAAGATACCACATCACAAGCTGTGGGATTTTTCTCTTAGTTCCCTCAAATGTGTCAGAGCCTTATAGACAAGTATTGGTATTTGATTTGTACCGGGTAACACCACATGTTGGGCATTTATCCAACGAAGCGTACTCTTTCCTATAGAGTTTGCAGTGACTTACGCATGCAAGATTCTTTTCCACACCAAGTGAAAGGGACATATGAGTTTCTTCGCTTTATATGTATTGGATGGTAATCAATTAGGCCTCGGAAGCATGTTCTTCAATAGTTCAAGCAGACTGTCGAAACTACTATCAGACCATCCATATCTTGcctttaacctcataagttcaagaaTAACTCACTGTAACATCCCTTTGACTCATCATACAAAATATCCTTCGCTGCATTCTGTAAAGCTTCGAAATTATCTAAACCTCTAGCCGACTCAATGAGCACATCAGGTTCTGCATGACGTAACATTTCCTCTATATCGATCTTGTCTTCACCACAACCATAGGCGTACTCCATGTTTTCTACTTTTGGCGGGAACTTCTTTTTCGGTCCACTTGATGTTCACCATGACGTGGCCACATTTCGTACTTTTCCATAAATCCATGAGTTACGTGCTCCTTTACTTTTGTAACACCTTCCCACGGTTTTTCATTCTTATAATCAACACATGGACAAAGTATCTCCGTCATATTATTCTGTTCAGTGTGTGCCTtggcaataccaataaatttagacacttcaTCCATATATGGAGCCAAATACCTCAGCAAATGATACATCCATTTCCGCAAGTCCATATCTCGACAAAAATTTCATTTACAACTATATTACAACAAATGAACAACTATTTGTAAACAtagtacttttatttttttacatagcCATACCAAATTTCGTTTCAGGAAAAATGATAGAGAACTATTAAtaactattatatatttttcatgaacaaagtatatttatttttggtaTATAGAGACATACCAAATTAATATCATAGGAAAATCCAACAAAAGTGGGATTTTCTCTCCAACTTAATCATATCATAGGAAAAATGCAAATGAAAGAAGGGAGAATAGATTGGAGCAAAATCCAACAAAATCATATCATAGGAAAATTAACATAATACACTTAGTTTTTTAACATGGACCAAATTAAGAGATGGACATTTTTTGTCCTCTCTCCTATCATTCAGTAAAAAATATAGTGTACACATATCTGACACAAACATATCAAACGAAagtaaaaaacaaagaaaagaaaaaagcatGGAGCTTTTCttcacaattttgcatgcatagATCCATCACAAAGAGAGGTCTAAACTTAGAAAAATGCATATATAACAAGAGTGGAAAGGTGTACATCTAACCACAGTAGAAAAATCCTCtgaagatttgaagttcaaaacctccccactccctctatatttttttgttgttagaggagagagaaacttcaGATAAAATGAACAGGGCTCGGGGAAGAAGATGACTTTATAGgacgattttcgcaggcggaccacataaggcaccgcctgtgaaaatatatCTTTGCAGGCGGTGCACATAAAGGAGCCCGCCTATGATTATTATAGGCAGGTCCTTATGTGCTCCGCCTGCAaagatgattttcgcaggcggcgcCTTATGTGGTCTGCCTGCGATAACATATTTTTGCAGGCAGACGGCCAACTCCTCCCGGGTACTCATTTTTGCCAGCAAGGTTTTCGCTCCGGTGACCATACCCACCTAAAAGAAAAACCAATGTCGACAAAAATGCTTTTTTCCAGTAGTGTGACGAACGAACGTCATCAACAATGTAGGAAGAGAGATAGCTTGCTTTGCAAAGTGAGCGTTGTTCAACTTTGTTATGTTTCTTGTGATACAATCAGTCTATATAGCGTCATGCTTTATACTTGACATATGTGGTCATATTTACAGCTAATTACTCTTTTTAGTGGTAAGCGATATACGACTTAAAAGCTTCTCTAAGAATGAAAAGCTCCCCTGAACAGTCTAACTTTTCATCCagattataaaaaattatagctgtagaatttagaaaatgaattagaagtCATAAGATGTGAGACACTACTTTTTCAGATTCTCTGAAGCTGGCTATCATCCAGCTTTTACTTAAAACCCAGAGTTATGTGCTAACTATGTGCAAACAAAACGCGTGCTACCAGGAGAGGCAGTGTGCGCGCTTGTCTTTTTAGCCGGATGTAGCCAGCGCCGTTTTGTTTCCACATAGTAGCACATAACTCCGGGTGCTATATATTGACCGTGGGAGTATCATCAGTTGTATCAGCGATCTTTTGAATAAGCATCGACAATAAAATTATGCCGGAAGCGCGCAACGATAATGCGGGAAGCTCGGCAACACAAGGTAATTTCTCCAGAACTCTTTCCTCGATCTTGTCAAATTTATATACTTACGTACGGTCTTAATTGTTGCAAATTAGAGACAAGCATATAAATGCAGAGAGGGCCTCCTTTGgtcagcaattaattaatttgctaatAGCAAgactaataatacagccgactTGTTGGCTATAAGTTTCTTTATAGCTTTTTCTTAGCCCacacatataatagttagctatttacaattaatataggatacacttgtctctctcacagaatTTATTAGTCATGTATCCAAAACGgttgtaagtttacagcccgcttctcctctctctcctctcttctctcctccatctcagCATTTAGCCGACTTACAGCCTATACTTGCTCTAACTAAGGACTGTGATTTAATTTGCAATGGCGGACGGGACGAAGGCCATGGTCATCGTTGAAGACGAACCAGGGagatatgcatatgcatatcacTGCTATAGATTAATTATGAATTGAAACTCGGCCTACTTACTTCTTGGCAGACTAGCTAGATATTGAAAATTAATCATCTTAGTTCTTGATCACTTGAAGTTGAAGGTAGCTGCAACTCCCACTCCCATGTCGTAGTGGTGATCGATGGCAACAACACGACGGCTGCTGCTCCGACCAATCAATCAGCAAGCCACCGCCGCGACCCCGAGGTCTGCCCGTTGATCAGCAAGGTCCATGGCCGTGTCCGCAGCATCGACCCGGGCGCGTACGATCCAATGGTGGTTTCCCTCGGCCCCTACCACGCCGGCCGCGACGACCTCCTGCAGATGCAGAGGGAGAAGCCAATGTGCATGCGCGAGATTTGTAGCCTCACCGGCAGAACGGAGCTGTACTACCTGCAGCAGGTGATCTCTGCTCATCTTCGGCGGCAGGCGCTTGCGTACTACTTGCACGGGATCCATGACCTGAAACAAGCAGCAGCTGCTGGTAGAAACGAGCGCGACAATATCATATTGTTGAACTTCCGGTTCAATCGTATGCTTCTGCATGACGCCGCGTTCCTGCTCGTCACCATGAAAGCACTGGACaacgtggccgccgccgcccatggagAACGGCGGACGCACGGTCGGTGGACGGACGTGGCCATCGTCCACGACCTCCTCCTGCTTGAGAACCAGATCCCATTCGCCGTCGTTGAGAAGCTCTATTatgaggtcgccgccgttggcgaggacgacgacggacaCTGCAAGCCCTTCTCCGACGTCATGCGAGATTTCGTCCGGAGCATAATAGAAAAGCATGCAAACCGAGGGTGCTCGATACATCAGAACGGTAGGGCTGTGCACCATCTTTTGCACCAGTGCCATATGCTCCTCGAGCCGACCAAATCTCCGGCCACCGGAGATACTACCGGCAgccgtgacgacgacgacgacgacgatgccagCGTCGACGAGCTCAAGCGGCGCTGGCATCGCGCGGTGCAGTACCATGTGGCCGGCGTCGGGCTGACCAAGAGGATCTTCGACGGCGGCGTGAGGCACCACAGGCTGCTCGACGTCGAGTACCGCGGCGGCGCTCTGGAGATCCCCGTCCTCCACGTCTACGACAACACCTGCAGCATGCTCCGGAACCTGATGGCCATGGAGCAGGCGACCGCCGGCGTCGGCAACTACGTCACGGCGTACTGCGTCTTCCTGTCGCGGCTCATGTGCACCGCCGAGGACGTCGCGCTGCTCACCAAGAAGGGCATCCTGGTGCACCACCTCGGCAGCGACGAGGTGGTGGCCGGCCTCTTCGCCGACCTCTGCAAGAACGTCgtgttcgacgacgacgacgtcgggtGCAACTACCTCAGGGAGGCGTGCGTGGCGGCGGACGAGCGGTACCAGAGCCGTGTCCGGAACTGGATTACGTGGCTGAAGCACAAGCACTTCGGGAACCcgtggctggcgacggcggccatcgccgccgtggtggtgaCCATCTGCACGGTGGTGCAAGCTGTCTGCGCTGTTCTCCCAAAGAAGCAATAAAGAGCTACTCCAAAATGGAAAATATCGTCTGCTTAACTAATTGGTGATCTTGTATGTCTTTTGTGCAAAATGTAAGCGACTCTAAATATATGTATcgtcaacaaaataaaaaagatcaaattTAAGCCTATACTTCAAGCATAGTGTAAAAACATAGAACACTCATATACCCATGCACACCTAACTTCTATCAGTACATATGGTACTTGggcatgaaaatttttggattgaCGAAATCGTTGTAGATGTTTACCTTTTGATAGGTACATACTGAAACAATAATCAACCATAATTGTCAGCACGTGTGAAATGAAAGACCAATTCACTCAATTTCTCAAATGATgggaaaattaaaaagaaataacaagTTGAGTTACGCTCAACTCGTTAACCCCACGGATTTTAAAGCGTGCTCAAACTAAACCCCATAAACGTATTTAAATGCAAATAAAGTCTAGGGGTTTTAGTTTGTAGGCCAAATTTAACCCCTTGGACTTTTAAAACCAACTAATCGGCGACATAAAAGGCTTGACATCGGTGCAAATGAGAATAGTGAAAGCTATTTACCGGGCACCCCGTCCCCTTGTTTACGACAGGATCCCCTCGGTCCCACTATTGTCCCAAGTTGATGTGCCATCTCCGCCCCTATGCGGTACAACCACTTCAATTCCGGGCTCCATTCCAACGCGGTTGTTGTGATATGCCTGAACAGAGCGTGATGGACATGAACATATATGTGCAAGTGGTGAAAAATAAGACGGCGATCATATCGAATTAGCTCAAATCATGGAGTTCTTTTATTGAAACCAATGCAAGGTTATCTAGGTAATGCTATCATGGTACATAGTACACTACGTTATAGTAGATGTTTATATACACATGAACATATTTGCCCTTATAATAAACGTATACATGCATACTCTATGTTCATAAGTATTTTCAAGAAACCGTACATTGATATCAACAAACTTACCATGGACGTTTCACTATCGATAGATATGTCAACTACCACTAAAtgaataattaatcataaaTACGAGCATTGGTTTCAAGTGTAGAACTTGAACCCAAATGCGCAGGTTTCACTACAAGAAATCCAACTAGTGAAGTTAGGTTCACTATTAGAGTGTTAGACTATCACTATGTGGGAAAAAAACCCAGTAATTTCTACTTTCTTTATCGTGGtgtttaaaatttatttcaaaatatagtaacttgtACTCTTCTCGATCAAtgtaacatttttatttaatttcatctaatattttagagtaaattcCCTGTGTACCCCTAAAAACTCACTCAATTCCTTTCGTACCCCTGAAATTTACCCGATCCCTTCTATATCCTTGAAATTTCAACTTGATTCCTTCCATACCCCTACCTTTATATTTTCCACATTTCACTATtacgtttggttgcaaatgtctttTCTGCCATTGATGctttaggtttgaatataagcttCAAAAATGATTGAATATTTTGTTTGAGGGCACAGTTTGTGTATTTTACgaaactaatgagactaaataattagtgcagaaaattttgacataaattttgaaaataaaataaatgtagtaaactaaaatttttatttgaaattttaataggacaattgattttttattgggagcattcataaaaaaaattattgtgaaCATTGCTAGTCCTATGTTTGTAcgaatgctcctcatttttatgacatttttttaaaaaataagtacatatttttttatttcattattccaaaataatatttgggataaataatgcatcgcacaacaaactcataactataatagtctcatgcgaGAAGCTTTTgcatttttaataatgtaattcataaatttctTTGTTCATCCAAGGctaaaatggtcatttttatagaaaatagaCGATCAGCTGATAGaaggggtatggaagggatcaaaatcaaattttgggggTATATaaggaagtaagcaaaattcaggAGCATTGAAGGaattagctaaaatttca comes from the Oryza glaberrima chromosome 9, OglaRS2, whole genome shotgun sequence genome and includes:
- the LOC127784725 gene encoding UPF0481 protein At3g47200-like; translation: MALTVEGSCNSHSHVVVVIDGNNTTAAAPTNQSASHRRDPEVCPLISKVHGRVRSIDPGAYDPMVVSLGPYHAGRDDLLQMQREKPMCMREICSLTGRTELYYLQQVISAHLRRQALAYYLHGIHDLKQAAAAGRNERDNIILLNFRFNRMLLHDAAFLLVTMKALDNVAAAAHGERRTHGRWTDVAIVHDLLLLENQIPFAVVEKLYYEVAAVGEDDDGHCKPFSDVMRDFVRSIIEKHANRGCSIHQNGRAVHHLLHQCHMLLEPTKSPATGDTTGSRDDDDDDDASVDELKRRWHRAVQYHVAGVGLTKRIFDGGVRHHRLLDVEYRGGALEIPVLHVYDNTCSMLRNLMAMEQATAGVGNYVTAYCVFLSRLMCTAEDVALLTKKGILVHHLGSDEVVAGLFADLCKNVVFDDDDVGCNYLREACVAADERYQSRVRNWITWLKHKHFGNPWLATAAIAAVVVTICTVVQAVCAVLPKKQ